A single region of the Vicia villosa cultivar HV-30 ecotype Madison, WI linkage group LG4, Vvil1.0, whole genome shotgun sequence genome encodes:
- the LOC131600176 gene encoding uncharacterized protein LOC131600176, translating to MDGASLHTGGSIPHRLHWKRMRKEKGADPSLTEFYFRTHRKKDQSWVGVHAESAYDKFEQKKLEISSQNPTIPGEDEADSQPTNEMPPDLDIWVESVGKKKGNRVFGLGTASKTLVSVSKKPSSLSSDSQEVDVLRSQVHALNASLQRQEQEKMVMRQQLHRQEEKMAEANNKISFLMNHLGFVGSSSHPPQPINESDHTNEDVVDETDEEDLSNEF from the exons ATGGATGGCGCATCTCTTCACACCGGAGGGTCTATTCCTCATCGTTTGCATTGGAAAAGAATG AGAAAGGAAAAGGGTGCAGATCCATCATTGACCGAGTTCTATTTTCGCACACATCGGAAAAAGGATCAAAGTTGGGTTGGAGTTCATGCTGAATCTGCATAT gATAAATTTGAACAGAAAAAGTTGGAGATTTCTTCTCAGAATCCAACTATTCCAGGAGAGGACGAAGCTGATAGTCAACCAACTAATGAAATGCCACCTGATTTGGATATATGGGTAGAGTCGGTTGGAAAGAAGAAAGGGAATAGGGTATTTGGTCTTGGAACCGCATCTAAGACTTTGGTTTCTGTATCAAAGAAACCCTCAAGTCTTTCAAGTGACTCTCAAGAGGTTGATGTTTTGAGAAGTCAAGTCCATGCCTTAAATGCATCGTTGCAAAGACAAGAACAAGAGAAGATGGTGATGAGGCAACAATTGCATCGACAGGAAGAAAAGATGGCCGAAGCGaataataaaatttcatttttaatgaatCATTTAGGATTTGTTGGGTCTTCTTCTCATCCACCACAACCCATTAATGAAAGTGATCACACAAATGAAGATGTCGTCGATGAAACAGATGAAGAAGACCttagtaatgaattttga
- the LOC131598259 gene encoding uncharacterized protein LOC131598259 has product MKGIMHQRETVSAIQPLWSQMQIKFQLGAVYKLLADDGQRIPWINLIHHNIARPRAIFTLWQACHKKLATRDRLRQFGLLAYSECSFYPYEETHEHLFFECEETKKIWKVFLLWIQIDHAPCSWSVEMSWLVNKTKGKGKLVALIRLAIAETVYSVWRHMNDTCFGTRQHRDTIIKSIIDTITYRGWYSKVLRAHIALLML; this is encoded by the coding sequence ATGAAAGGAATTATGCATCAACGGGAGACGGTATCAGCCATACAGCCTTTATGGAGCCAAATGCAGATAAAGTTCCAATTGGGGGCAGTCTACAAGTTGCTAGCAGATGATGGGCAACGTATTCCGTGGATAAACCTTATTCATCATAACATTGCGAGGCCTCGGGCGATTTTCACTCTTTGGCAGGCATGCCACAAAAAACTGGCAACACGGGACAGACTAAGACAATTCGGTTTGTTGGCTTATAGTGAGTGTAGTTTCTATCCTTATGAGGAAACTCATGAACACCTCTTCTTTGAATGTGAGGAAACTAAGAAGATTTGGAAAGTTTTTTTGCTTTGGATCCAAATAGATCATGCACCCTGCTCTTGGAGCGTTGAAATGTCATGGCTGGTGAACAAAACGAAAGGTAAAGGAAAACTTGTTGCACTTATTCGCCTGGCTATAGCTGAAACTGTGTACAGTGTAtggcgacacatgaatgataccTGTTTTGGCACTAGACAACATAGAGATACTATAATTAAAAGTATCATAGACACAATCACATATAGGGGGTGGTATAGTAAGGTGCTTAGAGCACACATAGCTTTATTGATGTTATAA
- the LOC131600175 gene encoding terpene synthase 10-like, with protein sequence MALPIFSSPSFTFNKTFFPKNGSLSLAIKNSNFTLPIHCKATSHEVANDHQNEAIPRRSFTYQPSVWSNDYIQSLNSEYKEEIYAEKSRVLREEVRMMFNKIENEVDQMEFIDVIQRLGVAYHFKNEIKNILDIIYNNQTSNLKKNLHATALKFRLLRQHCYDISKDVFDCFQDEMCDFKKDEMRWSFISMYEASFHSFEDETILDEARDFTSKFLKEFLNQNGDSHMSLQISHALEVPLHWRVSRWEARCFINIYEKQQNKNDVLLEFAKLDFSILQSIYQEELKYTSRWWKNTEIEEKLRFARDRIVENFVWNVAMSFNQEFEYFRKVLTKVNTLITIIDDVYDVYGTLEELELFTEAIDRWDLNSMDSLPHYMKICYHTLDDFVNEVEFEILNKTGYSIIPYLKKAWTDLCKAYLIEAKWYHSGYTPTFEEYIENAWISISAPLMLIHAYISIPNSFKMEDLYHLEENSNIIRYSAMILRLANDLGTSKRETEIGDIPKSIQCYVNETGASEIEALEHVKSMIYTIWKKMNKEECNSPFSKSFIDIAINLGRMALFMYQHGDGHSIQDSEIQNRIQLLIWKPIPIISKEY encoded by the exons ATGGCTTTGCCCATATTTTCTTCTCCCTCATTTACATTTAACAAAACCTTTTTTCCCAAAAATGGGTCATTATCTCTAGCAATAAAGAACTCCAATTTCACTCTTCCAATTCATTGCAAGGCAACATCTCATGAAGTTGCAAATGATCATCAAAATGAAGCAATTCCTAGACGATCTTTTACATACCAACCTTCAGTTTGGAGCAATGATTATATCCAATCATTAAATAGTGAATATAag GAAGAAATTTATGCTGAGAAATCTAGAGTGTTAAGAGAAGAAGTAAGGATGATGTTCAACAAAATAGAAAATGAGGTTGATCAAATGGAGTTTATTGATGTAATCCAAAGGCTTGGAGTGGCTTACCATTTCAAgaatgaaataaaaaacatattggACATTATTTACAACAACCAAACATCCAATTTGAAGAAGAATTTACATGCCACAGCTCTCAAGTTTAGACTCTTGAGACAACATTGTTATGATATATCTAAAG atgtttttgattgcTTTCAAGATGAAATGTGTGATTTTAAGAAAGATGAAATGCGTTGGAGCTTCATTTCAATGTATGAAGCTTCATTTCATTCATTTGAAGATGAAACTATCTTAGATGAAGCAAGAGATTTCACATCGAAGTttctcaaagaatttttgaatcaaaatggaGATAGTCATATGTCACTTCAAATAAGTCATGCTTTGGAGGTTCCATTACATTGGAGAGTTTCTCGATGGGAGGCTCGTTGTTTCATCAATATATACGAAAAACAACAAAATAAGAATGATGTTTTACTTGAGTTTGCTAAATTGGATTTCAGCATTCTTCAAAGCATCTACCAAGAAGAACTAAAGTATACCTCTAG aTGGTGGAAAAACACTGAAATTGAAGAAAAGTTGAGATTTGCTAGGGATAGAATTGTTGAGAACTTTGTTTGGAATGTGGCAATGAGTTTCaatcaagaatttgaatattttcgGAAAGTGTTGACAAAGGTTAACACTTTAATTACCATAATTGATGATGTTTACGATGTGTATGGAACTTTGGAAGAACTAGAGCTCTTCACCGAAGCAATTGACAG atGGGATCTAAATTCCATGGATTCTCTACCACACTACATGAAAATATGCTATCATACGCTGGATGACTTTGTCAATGAAGTTGAATTTGAAATATTGAACAAGACTGGGTACTCTATCATCCCATACCTAAAAAAAGCA TGGACAGATCTATGTAAAGCATACTTAATTGAAGCAAAGTGGTATCATAGTGGATATACTCCAACCTTTGAGGAATACATAGAGAATGCATGGATATCTATAAGTGCACCTCTTATGCTTATTCATGCTTACATTTCGATTCCAAATTCATTCAAAATGGAAGATTTGTATCATTTAGAAGAAAACTCCAACATAATTCGATATTCAGCAATGATCTTACGACTTGCTAATGACCTCGGAACATCTAAA CGTGAAACTGAAATAGGTGATATTCCAAAATCAATACAATGTTATGTGAACGAAACTGGTGCTTCGGAAATAGAGGCTCTTGAGCATGTAAAGTCTATGATATATACAATTTGGAAGAAGATGAATAAAGAAGAATGCAATTCTCCTTTCTCTAAAAGTTTCATAGATATTGCGATAAATCTCGGTAGAATGGCATTATTCATGTACCAGCATGGAGATGGTCATTCCATTCAAGATTCGGAAATTCAGAATCGTATCCAATTATTAATTTGGAAGCCCATTCCTATTATATCTAAAGAATATTAA